The following are encoded together in the Acidicapsa ligni genome:
- a CDS encoding LysR family transcriptional regulator encodes MELNQLETFLAVAEEHSFSRAAVRLHRTQPAISQVIRKLEESVGEMLFDRAARDGSLTAAGELLREYATRLLALRREASSAMEELKSLERGRLQLAANEYTCLYLLPVVDAFRRQYPKIDVTVHRSLASKIPEELSLRIFELGVMSFKPDTEQYRSIAVYADTLALVMNPQHALAGEERLSITDLGGETFVAHNVPSPLRRKVIEAFERHRTPLNMDIELPSIEAIKRFVAMGNGVALVPRLTVGRELETGDLVAVPVDELEFRRLLRLVHRRNGKLSYAASAFLQTVRSMAVEVGAPFHYQIERAG; translated from the coding sequence ATGGAACTGAACCAGTTGGAGACTTTTCTTGCGGTGGCGGAGGAGCATAGTTTTTCGCGTGCCGCGGTGCGATTGCATCGGACGCAGCCGGCTATCAGCCAAGTGATTCGCAAGCTGGAAGAATCGGTTGGTGAGATGCTGTTCGATCGTGCGGCGCGAGACGGATCACTGACGGCGGCGGGTGAGTTGCTGCGCGAGTATGCGACTCGGCTGCTGGCGCTGCGCCGCGAGGCTTCGTCGGCGATGGAGGAGTTGAAGTCGCTGGAGCGAGGGCGGTTGCAACTGGCTGCGAATGAGTACACGTGCCTGTATCTGCTGCCGGTGGTGGATGCGTTTCGCAGGCAGTATCCAAAGATCGATGTAACGGTCCATCGTTCGCTGGCGAGCAAGATTCCGGAAGAGTTGTCCTTGCGGATCTTCGAGCTTGGCGTGATGTCGTTCAAGCCGGACACGGAGCAGTACAGATCGATTGCCGTTTATGCGGATACGCTGGCGCTGGTGATGAATCCGCAACACGCGCTGGCGGGCGAGGAACGCTTATCTATCACCGATCTTGGCGGTGAGACGTTTGTTGCGCACAATGTGCCTTCTCCGTTGCGACGCAAAGTGATCGAGGCATTTGAGCGGCATCGCACGCCTTTGAACATGGATATCGAGCTGCCTTCGATTGAGGCGATCAAAAGATTTGTAGCGATGGGAAACGGCGTGGCGCTGGTGCCGCGATTGACGGTGGGGCGCGAATTGGAGACTGGGGATCTTGTCGCAGTGCCGGTCGATGAGTTGGAGTTTCGCCGATTGCTGCGGCTGGTGCATCGACGGAATGGAAAGTTGTCGTATGCTGCTTCAGCGTTTCTTCAAACGGTGCGCAGCATGGCGGTCGAAGTCGGTGCGCCGTTTCATTACCAGATTGAGCGGGCTGGTTAG
- a CDS encoding RsmE family RNA methyltransferase, which translates to MTRRRWIADSWTDTTASLLGTQAEHLARVLRAQAGTEVDVVANGRVYNAVIETVIIEEVIFKLIAETAADPALPVTLLLAIFKFDRMEWAIEKATELGVATIVPIVARRTEKHLAQAADKRVERWRRLAHEAAKQSRRADLPFIEDPIALPARLQQNSDAQRILLAEDERDTTLRQRLEAATNTNEVNLPTFEFAIGPEGGWTSEELSLFTKHNWQPASLGPRILRAETAAIASLAIASSIL; encoded by the coding sequence ATGACACGACGCCGCTGGATCGCCGATAGCTGGACAGACACAACCGCAAGCCTTCTCGGCACACAAGCCGAACATCTCGCGCGCGTCCTTCGCGCACAGGCTGGCACAGAAGTCGATGTCGTCGCCAACGGCCGCGTCTACAACGCCGTAATAGAAACCGTCATCATCGAAGAGGTCATCTTCAAACTCATCGCAGAGACCGCCGCCGATCCAGCTCTCCCGGTCACGCTGCTTCTAGCCATCTTCAAATTCGATCGCATGGAGTGGGCCATCGAGAAGGCCACCGAACTCGGCGTAGCAACCATCGTTCCCATTGTCGCCCGCCGCACCGAGAAGCATCTCGCGCAGGCCGCAGACAAACGTGTCGAGCGCTGGCGAAGGCTCGCACACGAAGCAGCCAAGCAATCTCGCCGCGCAGATCTTCCCTTCATCGAAGATCCAATAGCACTACCGGCGCGCCTACAACAAAACTCCGATGCGCAACGCATACTGCTCGCCGAAGACGAACGCGACACCACACTTCGCCAGCGGCTCGAAGCAGCGACGAACACCAACGAAGTAAATTTGCCCACATTTGAATTCGCCATCGGCCCCGAAGGCGGCTGGACAAGTGAAGAACTCTCGCTCTTCACAAAACACAACTGGCAACCCGCATCGCTCGGCCCAAGAATCCTTCGCGCAGAAACCGCCGCCATCGCATCCCTGGCCATAGCCTCATCGATTTTATAA
- a CDS encoding CPBP family intramembrane glutamic endopeptidase, producing MFILGSLSVTWAGVETKIYQHKLQEQKSTPGSAATKLTSPEQEQKEMAEKLMTMAPSSALECIAWGGLCLLVGFSEEIIFRGYLQTQCIAFLRSMPAGVVIAALVFGSAHGYQGVRGICLITVFGALFGIIALLRRNLFPGMLAHAWHDFATGMLLAFLRSSHMLDRLPHA from the coding sequence ATGTTCATTCTCGGCTCGCTCTCCGTCACCTGGGCTGGCGTAGAAACAAAAATCTATCAACACAAATTGCAAGAGCAGAAAAGCACACCTGGTTCCGCAGCAACCAAGCTCACCTCACCCGAACAGGAGCAAAAGGAGATGGCCGAAAAACTCATGACCATGGCTCCGAGCTCTGCACTCGAATGCATCGCATGGGGAGGGCTCTGCCTGCTCGTCGGTTTTTCAGAAGAGATCATCTTCCGTGGCTATCTGCAAACGCAGTGCATCGCATTTCTCCGCAGCATGCCTGCTGGCGTAGTGATTGCAGCTCTCGTCTTCGGCTCCGCACACGGCTATCAAGGCGTGCGCGGCATATGTCTCATCACCGTTTTCGGTGCGCTGTTCGGCATCATTGCGCTACTTCGCCGCAATCTTTTTCCCGGCATGCTCGCACATGCATGGCACGATTTTGCAACTGGAATGTTGCTCGCATTTTTGCGTTCAAGCCACATGCTGGACAGGCTTCCTCACGCGTGA
- a CDS encoding L-serine ammonia-lyase has protein sequence MTSLFDLYKIGVGPSSSHTMGPMRAAFRFAHDLNQQQVLQRVSRLQAELYGSLALTGIGHATDRAVLLGLSGHEPATVDPEAIDRDVAGIRASQQILLAGSHPIAFHENTDLLFHRDQMFPPEATQQHPNGLRLTAFDESGAVLSQRTYFSIGGGFITEDGETSAATDKPSIEIPYPFQSAAELLELANANHLRIDELMLANECALIHTDGTHQSDEEQIRNRILTIWKTMQSCVARGIATEGILPGGLKVRRRAHRLAERLEARRQNGQPVDPLAPLDWVTIYAMAVNEENAAGGRVVTAPTNGAAGVVPAVAHYYLNFIPGADQAGLLRYFLTSAAIGILYKENASISGAEVGCQGEVGVACSMAAGGLAAALGGTNGQIEHAAEIGMEHNLGMTCDPIGGLVQIPCIERNAMGAVKAVHATRMAMEEPEEHKVSLDQVIRTMYLTGLDMQSRYKETSLAGLALNIIEC, from the coding sequence ATGACTAGTCTTTTTGATCTCTATAAAATCGGCGTGGGCCCATCCAGTTCACACACCATGGGCCCCATGCGCGCAGCCTTCCGCTTCGCCCACGACCTCAACCAACAGCAGGTCCTGCAACGCGTCTCACGCCTCCAGGCCGAGCTTTACGGATCGCTCGCGCTTACCGGCATCGGTCACGCAACAGATCGCGCCGTATTACTCGGGCTCAGCGGTCACGAACCCGCCACCGTTGATCCAGAAGCCATCGATCGAGACGTGGCCGGGATTCGCGCCTCGCAGCAGATATTGCTCGCAGGCAGCCACCCCATCGCTTTCCACGAAAACACCGATCTGCTCTTCCATCGCGATCAGATGTTTCCCCCCGAAGCAACACAGCAGCATCCAAACGGTCTGCGGCTCACAGCCTTCGACGAATCCGGCGCCGTGCTTTCGCAACGCACCTACTTCTCCATCGGTGGCGGATTCATCACCGAAGACGGAGAAACCTCTGCGGCAACCGACAAGCCTTCCATCGAGATTCCATACCCTTTTCAAAGCGCTGCCGAACTGCTCGAACTCGCCAATGCAAATCATCTCCGCATCGACGAACTGATGTTGGCAAATGAATGCGCGCTCATTCATACCGACGGAACGCACCAATCGGACGAAGAGCAAATCCGCAACCGCATCCTTACTATTTGGAAGACCATGCAATCCTGCGTCGCTCGCGGCATCGCCACCGAAGGCATCCTGCCCGGAGGCCTCAAAGTCCGTCGACGTGCCCATCGTCTCGCGGAGCGCCTCGAAGCCCGCAGGCAAAACGGTCAACCCGTCGATCCACTCGCGCCGCTCGATTGGGTCACCATCTACGCGATGGCCGTCAATGAAGAAAATGCAGCAGGCGGACGAGTCGTCACCGCACCAACCAACGGAGCAGCAGGAGTAGTGCCGGCCGTAGCCCACTACTATCTCAACTTCATCCCAGGTGCAGATCAAGCCGGGCTCCTGCGCTACTTCCTCACCTCCGCCGCCATTGGCATTCTGTATAAAGAAAACGCGTCGATCTCAGGCGCAGAAGTCGGCTGCCAGGGCGAAGTAGGCGTAGCCTGCTCTATGGCTGCTGGCGGATTAGCTGCAGCCCTCGGCGGCACCAACGGACAAATTGAACACGCCGCCGAGATCGGCATGGAACACAACCTCGGCATGACCTGCGATCCCATCGGCGGCCTCGTTCAGATTCCATGCATCGAGCGCAACGCCATGGGCGCAGTCAAAGCAGTTCACGCCACGCGCATGGCAATGGAAGAACCGGAAGAGCACAAAGTTTCTCTCGATCAAGTCATCCGAACCATGTACCTCACCGGCCTCGACATGCAATCCCGCTACAAGGAAACGTCCCTCGCCGGCCTCGCTCTCAACATCATCGAGTGCTGA
- a CDS encoding GGDEF domain-containing protein, with amino-acid sequence MRQTDISIPESAHLDLEQLVHTQAEELAAVHQQLRDEINRRKHLEAELQRLSVTDELTGLSNRRGFLLRAEQQLKLVPRLNAQGWLIYLELDGIKPINAELGHDVGDQLIKNTAKVLRETFRESDVIARIGSDEFIVFATSSSTPVEEIQGRLDEKISHHNNFFPDQPQLSINIGIIHCNPHALDSLDDMIHQADAAMYIEKRRKRAYLHNNAFD; translated from the coding sequence ATGAGACAAACAGACATATCCATTCCCGAAAGCGCCCATCTGGACCTCGAACAGCTTGTGCACACACAAGCTGAAGAGCTCGCGGCAGTCCATCAGCAACTACGGGACGAAATCAATCGGCGCAAGCACCTCGAAGCCGAACTCCAGCGTCTCTCCGTGACAGATGAGCTGACCGGTCTCAGCAATCGCCGCGGCTTCCTCCTCCGAGCAGAACAGCAACTCAAACTCGTACCTCGCCTCAACGCTCAGGGCTGGCTCATCTATCTCGAACTCGACGGGATCAAGCCGATCAATGCAGAACTGGGCCACGATGTAGGCGATCAGCTCATCAAGAACACAGCAAAGGTGCTGCGCGAAACCTTCCGCGAATCCGACGTCATCGCACGCATCGGCAGCGACGAGTTCATCGTCTTCGCAACCAGCTCATCCACGCCCGTCGAAGAGATCCAGGGCCGCCTGGATGAGAAAATCAGCCACCACAACAACTTTTTTCCAGACCAGCCCCAGCTCTCCATCAACATCGGCATCATTCATTGCAACCCTCACGCACTCGACTCGCTCGATGACATGATCCACCAGGCCGACGCAGCCATGTATATCGAGAAACGCCGTAAACGAGCCTATCTTCACAACAACGCCTTCGACTAA